In Halorhabdus tiamatea SARL4B, a genomic segment contains:
- a CDS encoding PAS domain S-box protein, with protein sequence MTGDSTAITVLHVDDEPDLAALTAEMLERDGQITVETATSASEGLDLLAEGHFDCLVSDYAMPGMDGIEFLEAVRVESPDLPFILYTGKGSEEVASEAITAGATDYLQKGGGTEQYDLLANRIYNAVSQYRSQQRAAKFDRIRSLMSDLNQILVRAESREAVESRVCERIVDTDRYTFAWIGDVDAETGRLEPRVRAGEADGYLEEITITADDSPTGQGPAGTAARERRVAVTENIAADPELDRWADVATAYGFESIAAVPLAHDETLYGVLTLYADEPQPFDADERDLLGELGDDIAHALDSFAIDEQRREERDRREALFANAPTPVAASRPLGAGNEQYVTDINDAFEDVFGFDRETLVGEEVSDVLVPEEHHDEHVEFRQRSADGEAITKRVERCTREGTREFLMHVIPFGLDDAPDGNYVWYTDVSDWSERERELRAFRQAVEHTGHAVYWTDPEGSIEYVNPAFEAQTGYVAEDAIGENASLLSSGEHDEAFYDALWETILDGETWEGELVNEDADGERYVVEQTITPVTDDAGEIERFVAINTDVTEREHRQRELETTNTVLRTIVENLPMGVLVEDADRDVLMVNDRLTSLLDVPADAEELIGQDCTRAAEALMDRFADPRGFLDGIDDRIDARDPVTGERLELADGRVLERDYVPYTLPDGEANLWLYRDVTERTRDRQRLKQQNERLDQFADVVSHDLRNPLNVASSRLELAAEECDSDHLEHVATAVERALSLVADLRALAAEGVAACETEPVDLARVAHDSWETVVTAEASLTVEAERTISADPGRLRQLLENLFSNAVAHAGADVAVTVGPLENGFFVADDGPGIPPDAVETVFEAGHSTEADGTGFGLAIVEAIAHAHGWTVTVTDREAGGARFEFTGVDVLEA encoded by the coding sequence ATGACGGGAGACTCGACGGCGATCACCGTCCTTCACGTCGACGACGAGCCAGATTTGGCGGCGTTGACGGCTGAAATGCTCGAACGCGACGGCCAGATCACTGTCGAGACGGCCACGAGCGCGAGCGAGGGACTCGATTTGCTCGCGGAGGGGCACTTCGACTGTCTGGTCTCGGATTACGCGATGCCGGGGATGGACGGCATCGAGTTCCTCGAGGCTGTCAGAGTGGAGTCCCCTGATCTCCCGTTCATCCTCTATACTGGCAAGGGCAGCGAGGAGGTCGCGAGCGAGGCTATCACCGCCGGGGCCACAGATTACCTTCAGAAAGGTGGCGGGACCGAACAGTACGACCTGCTCGCAAATCGGATATACAACGCGGTTTCCCAGTATCGCTCTCAGCAGCGGGCGGCGAAATTCGATCGCATCCGGTCGCTCATGAGTGACCTCAATCAGATTCTCGTGCGAGCGGAGTCCCGCGAGGCGGTCGAATCCCGCGTCTGCGAGCGGATCGTCGACACCGATCGGTACACGTTCGCGTGGATCGGGGACGTCGACGCCGAGACGGGTCGACTCGAGCCGCGGGTGAGGGCTGGCGAGGCCGATGGCTACCTCGAGGAGATCACGATCACGGCCGACGACAGCCCGACAGGACAGGGGCCGGCGGGGACGGCGGCCCGCGAGCGCCGCGTCGCCGTCACGGAGAACATCGCGGCCGATCCCGAACTCGATCGGTGGGCGGACGTCGCGACCGCCTACGGGTTCGAGTCGATTGCGGCCGTCCCGCTCGCCCACGATGAGACGCTGTACGGCGTCCTCACGCTGTATGCCGACGAACCACAGCCCTTCGACGCGGACGAGCGTGACCTGCTAGGGGAACTCGGGGACGACATCGCCCACGCGTTGGACTCCTTCGCCATCGACGAACAGCGCCGCGAAGAGCGTGACCGTCGGGAGGCGCTGTTTGCGAACGCGCCGACACCGGTAGCCGCGTCCCGCCCGCTCGGCGCGGGCAACGAGCAGTACGTCACCGACATCAACGACGCCTTCGAGGACGTCTTCGGGTTCGATCGCGAGACCCTCGTCGGCGAGGAGGTCTCTGACGTGCTCGTTCCCGAGGAACACCACGACGAACACGTCGAGTTCCGCCAACGATCCGCCGACGGAGAGGCTATCACGAAACGCGTCGAGCGGTGCACACGTGAGGGCACTCGGGAGTTCCTCATGCACGTCATCCCGTTCGGACTTGACGACGCTCCCGACGGCAACTACGTGTGGTATACGGACGTCTCCGACTGGAGCGAACGCGAACGGGAACTCCGGGCGTTCCGCCAGGCAGTCGAGCACACTGGTCACGCGGTCTACTGGACGGATCCCGAGGGGTCCATCGAGTACGTCAACCCGGCCTTCGAGGCCCAGACCGGTTACGTCGCCGAGGACGCGATCGGCGAGAATGCGTCACTTCTCAGCTCGGGCGAGCACGACGAGGCGTTCTATGACGCCCTCTGGGAGACGATCCTCGACGGCGAGACGTGGGAGGGCGAACTCGTCAACGAGGACGCCGACGGCGAGCGGTACGTCGTCGAACAGACGATCACGCCCGTCACCGACGACGCAGGCGAGATCGAGCGCTTCGTCGCGATCAACACCGACGTCACCGAGCGCGAGCACCGCCAGCGCGAACTCGAGACGACCAACACTGTCTTGCGGACGATCGTCGAGAACCTGCCGATGGGTGTCCTCGTCGAGGACGCCGACCGCGACGTCCTGATGGTCAACGACCGGCTGACGTCGCTTCTCGACGTGCCTGCCGATGCCGAGGAGCTGATCGGCCAGGACTGTACGCGCGCCGCCGAGGCGCTCATGGACCGCTTTGCCGATCCCCGGGGCTTTCTCGACGGCATCGACGACCGGATCGACGCGCGCGACCCTGTCACCGGCGAGCGTCTCGAACTCGCCGATGGACGCGTTCTCGAACGCGACTACGTGCCCTACACGTTGCCCGACGGGGAAGCCAACCTCTGGCTCTACCGGGACGTCACTGAGCGGACACGCGACCGCCAGCGCCTGAAACAGCAAAACGAGCGTCTCGATCAGTTCGCCGACGTCGTCAGCCACGATCTCCGAAACCCACTGAACGTCGCGAGCAGTCGGCTCGAACTCGCCGCCGAGGAGTGTGACAGCGACCACCTCGAACACGTGGCGACAGCCGTCGAACGCGCGCTCTCGCTGGTCGCCGACCTCCGGGCACTCGCCGCCGAGGGTGTGGCGGCATGCGAGACTGAGCCGGTCGATCTCGCCCGGGTGGCCCACGACAGCTGGGAGACGGTGGTGACGGCCGAGGCGTCTCTCACCGTCGAGGCCGAGCGAACGATCAGCGCCGATCCGGGGCGGTTACGACAGTTGCTGGAGAACCTCTTCTCGAACGCCGTGGCTCACGCCGGCGCGGACGTCGCCGTCACGGTGGGTCCCCTCGAGAACGGCTTTTTCGTCGCTGACGACGGGCCGGGCATCCCGCCCGACGCGGTCGAAACGGTCTTCGAAGCCGGCCACTCGACGGAGGCGGACGGGACTGGGTTCGGGCTCGCAATCGTCGAAGCGATCGCCCATGCCCACGGCTGGACAGTCACTGTCACGGACCGTGAGGCGGGCGGCGCGCGATTCGAATTCACCGGCGTCGACGTACTCGAGGCGTAA
- a CDS encoding family 4 glycosyl hydrolase yields MTESVHGVQAEGIDTDDVTIAYIGGGSREWAPKLFRDLALSDLSGEVRLHDIDHESAERNAEFGNWVQNRDEVQADWEYEAVADRDEALAGADVVILSTQYNPAETFVHDLDIPKDHGIYGAVAATIGPGGIFRAMRTIPVYREFAASIREQCPDAWVFNFTNPVHFVTRALYDEYPDINAVGFCHEVLWTRHHLTKIVEEELGEEAERSDISVNVKGINHFTWIEEARYKGRDLWPLLEDLVDTDRANREFTPEDLEDDSPFTDKQQVTWELFRRFGVLPAAGDRHIVEYATSFLVGGKEGLNRWGVKRTTSDYRAKHWNPAESDQTTNVEAWMDGDREFELYHSNEIFDDMVAALGGEDTMVANVNMPNEGQVTDIEDGAVVETNAVIREGEIKPTTAGGFPRPVRSMINGHVDTIEAIIEASRTGDVDEAFAGFLLDQQVRTLQTEEAHEMFAELVAAEEEYLQDWDLEGSSVLAEADAYDG; encoded by the coding sequence ATGACGGAATCAGTACACGGCGTACAGGCGGAGGGTATCGACACCGACGACGTGACGATCGCCTACATCGGCGGCGGGAGCCGCGAGTGGGCACCGAAGCTGTTCCGGGACCTCGCACTCTCGGACCTCTCGGGGGAGGTGCGGCTACACGACATCGACCACGAGAGCGCCGAGCGCAACGCCGAGTTCGGCAACTGGGTCCAGAATCGCGACGAAGTCCAAGCCGACTGGGAGTACGAGGCTGTCGCGGACCGCGACGAGGCACTTGCGGGCGCTGACGTCGTGATCCTCTCGACGCAGTACAACCCGGCCGAAACCTTCGTCCACGACCTCGACATCCCGAAGGACCACGGCATCTACGGCGCAGTCGCCGCCACCATCGGCCCGGGCGGGATCTTCCGGGCGATGCGGACGATCCCGGTCTACCGTGAGTTCGCCGCCTCGATCCGCGAGCAGTGTCCCGACGCCTGGGTGTTCAACTTCACCAATCCGGTCCACTTCGTCACCCGCGCACTGTACGACGAGTACCCCGACATCAACGCGGTCGGCTTCTGTCACGAGGTGCTGTGGACTCGCCATCACCTCACGAAGATCGTCGAGGAAGAACTCGGCGAGGAGGCCGAGCGGTCGGACATCTCTGTCAACGTCAAGGGCATCAATCACTTCACGTGGATCGAGGAGGCCCGGTACAAGGGCCGGGACCTCTGGCCGCTGCTCGAAGACCTGGTCGACACCGACCGCGCCAACCGCGAGTTCACGCCCGAAGATCTCGAAGACGACTCGCCGTTCACCGACAAACAGCAGGTCACCTGGGAACTGTTCCGACGCTTTGGTGTCCTTCCCGCGGCGGGCGACCGCCACATCGTCGAGTACGCGACATCCTTCCTCGTTGGCGGCAAGGAGGGACTCAACCGCTGGGGCGTCAAGCGGACCACCAGCGACTACCGCGCGAAACACTGGAACCCCGCCGAGTCGGACCAGACCACCAACGTCGAGGCCTGGATGGACGGCGACCGGGAGTTCGAACTCTACCACTCGAACGAGATCTTCGACGACATGGTCGCGGCACTCGGCGGCGAGGACACGATGGTCGCGAACGTCAACATGCCCAACGAGGGCCAGGTCACTGACATCGAGGACGGAGCCGTCGTCGAAACGAACGCAGTCATCCGCGAGGGCGAGATCAAGCCGACCACCGCCGGCGGGTTCCCCCGCCCGGTCCGGTCGATGATAAACGGCCACGTCGACACGATCGAGGCGATCATCGAAGCCTCCCGCACCGGCGACGTCGATGAAGCCTTCGCCGGCTTCCTGCTCGACCAGCAGGTCCGGACGCTCCAGACCGAGGAGGCCCACGAGATGTTCGCCGAACTCGTCGCCGCCGAAGAAGAGTATCTCCAGGACTGGGATCTCGAAGGATCCAGCGTGCTGGCGGAAGCCGACGCCTACGACGGGTAA
- a CDS encoding ABC transporter substrate-binding protein, whose protein sequence is MAQTEPAQTRFELLHQLVGAEWGGAALNALVDGYERRTSYTVEETTTSADDLSIRVKIRILQERAPDAWIEWPGQHVQPYIDTGALRDITHVWEDNGLTDVFTEGAKEQVRFDGTYHAIPLNIHRINNLFYNVEMVERAGVDIDAASPRAFVDVLEQLDDVLDVAPFLMALRNPWGTIHVWETILLGETDARTYREVVDGNPGRHRDAIETTLDVLTQYLEYANDDALFSSLPDANAHFVDDEGALFLMGDWAASAYDQDAYGETWDAIPFPGTDGDYPLNMDALIPSSSEADTTAIDEFLAYAGSREAQTAFNRHKGSMPPRTDTDPSEFTPFLQDQRADFDAATSQPPSIAHGLAVHPEQFIEVKSTMAEFVSDPDPASTADRLVEILA, encoded by the coding sequence ATGGCACAGACCGAACCGGCCCAGACGCGGTTTGAACTCTTACACCAACTAGTGGGGGCTGAGTGGGGCGGCGCGGCGCTGAACGCGCTCGTCGACGGCTACGAGCGGCGAACGTCCTACACTGTCGAGGAGACGACGACCTCGGCCGACGATCTCTCTATCCGGGTCAAGATCCGGATTCTCCAGGAACGGGCGCCGGACGCCTGGATCGAGTGGCCCGGCCAACACGTCCAGCCGTACATCGATACCGGTGCCCTTCGGGACATCACTCATGTCTGGGAGGACAACGGTCTCACGGACGTCTTTACAGAGGGTGCCAAAGAACAGGTTCGCTTCGACGGCACGTATCACGCGATCCCGTTGAACATCCACCGGATCAACAATCTGTTCTACAACGTCGAGATGGTTGAACGCGCTGGCGTCGATATCGACGCCGCTTCTCCCAGGGCGTTTGTCGACGTCCTCGAACAGCTCGACGATGTGCTCGACGTTGCGCCGTTCCTGATGGCACTCCGCAATCCGTGGGGAACGATTCACGTCTGGGAGACGATCCTTCTCGGGGAGACCGACGCGCGGACGTACCGCGAGGTCGTCGACGGGAATCCGGGCCGCCATCGTGACGCGATCGAGACGACCCTCGACGTCCTGACTCAGTATCTCGAGTACGCCAACGACGACGCGCTGTTCTCGTCGCTGCCCGACGCCAACGCACACTTCGTCGACGACGAGGGCGCGCTGTTCCTGATGGGCGACTGGGCGGCCAGCGCCTACGACCAGGACGCCTACGGCGAGACCTGGGACGCCATCCCGTTTCCGGGGACCGACGGCGACTACCCGCTCAATATGGACGCACTCATTCCCTCGAGTTCCGAGGCGGATACGACTGCTATCGACGAGTTCCTGGCCTACGCCGGCTCTCGGGAGGCTCAAACGGCCTTCAACCGTCACAAGGGGTCGATGCCGCCCCGAACTGATACCGATCCCTCGGAGTTCACCCCGTTCCTCCAGGATCAGCGAGCCGACTTCGATGCTGCCACCTCACAGCCCCCGTCGATCGCCCACGGGCTTGCGGTCCATCCCGAACAGTTCATCGAGGTCAAGTCGACCATGGCGGAGTTCGTTTCCGATCCTGACCCCGCGAGTACCGCCGACCGCCTCGTCGAGATTCTCGCTTGA
- a CDS encoding transketolase: MKSLPGISTSDGDLDERIEQYRQTATEVRRDIVEMVYAAQSGHPGGSLSAVEYLLWLYNEELNVDPENPDDPDRDRLVYSKGHACPVLYALLDRYDFVDVDPNEEFRRLGGALPGHSSPKVPGVEFPSGSLGQGLSYANGQSMGADFDDRDYDVYAILGDGETQEGNIWEAAMSAGEKGLDVVAIVDRNKKQNDLPVAETMEIDPLDEKFEAFGWDVWEVDGHDFESIAAAFEEINETDGPRLLIANTVKGHPIDFMEAQPNGYHAGALTDDEFETALEELGFDPATVEVTTK, encoded by the coding sequence GTGAAAAGTTTGCCTGGAATCAGTACGTCAGACGGCGATCTGGACGAGCGCATCGAACAGTATCGCCAGACAGCAACGGAGGTCCGCAGGGACATCGTCGAGATGGTCTATGCGGCCCAGTCAGGGCATCCAGGCGGTTCGCTTTCGGCCGTCGAGTATCTGCTCTGGCTGTACAACGAGGAACTGAACGTCGATCCCGAGAACCCGGACGATCCGGACCGTGACCGTCTCGTCTACAGCAAAGGTCACGCGTGTCCGGTTCTGTACGCGCTCCTGGATCGCTACGACTTCGTCGACGTCGACCCCAACGAGGAGTTCCGCCGGCTGGGTGGGGCCCTGCCCGGCCACTCCTCGCCGAAGGTCCCGGGCGTGGAATTCCCGTCGGGATCGCTCGGCCAGGGGCTGTCCTACGCCAACGGCCAGTCGATGGGTGCCGACTTCGACGACCGTGATTACGACGTCTACGCCATTCTGGGCGACGGCGAGACCCAGGAAGGCAACATCTGGGAAGCGGCGATGTCCGCGGGCGAGAAAGGACTCGACGTCGTCGCCATCGTCGACCGCAACAAGAAACAGAACGATCTCCCCGTCGCCGAGACGATGGAAATCGACCCGCTCGACGAGAAGTTCGAGGCCTTCGGCTGGGACGTCTGGGAGGTCGACGGCCACGACTTCGAGTCGATCGCCGCGGCCTTCGAGGAGATCAACGAGACCGACGGCCCACGCCTCCTGATCGCAAATACCGTCAAGGGCCACCCGATCGACTTCATGGAGGCCCAGCCCAACGGCTACCACGCCGGCGCGTTGACTGACGACGAGTTCGAGACGGCCTTGGAAGAACTTGGCTTCGACCCCGCGACCGTGGAGGTGACCACCAAATGA
- a CDS encoding transketolase family protein — protein MSEKISTRNGFGNGLLREAEEREDFIVMDADLAKSTRGGWFRDEYPERWINTGISEQDLFATAAGIAETGRPVFANTFAIFSERGFEQVRQQIARPKRNVTVVGSHAGVITGEDGPSAQTIEDISAYRGLPNLRVISPADAVEANALVTALADDDDPAYLRLIRESVPVIHDEDEYEPEIGKGEILREGEDVTLIAHGAMVHVVQEAAEVLADDGIDARVINMSTIKPLDEELVVESAEKTGAILTAEDHNIYGGLGSAVAEVLSEQHPTPMKRIGVEDEFGTSGNGLDLYEYYGFTGEEIAEAAKGLIA, from the coding sequence ATGAGCGAGAAGATTTCGACCCGGAACGGCTTCGGGAACGGCCTGCTGCGCGAGGCTGAGGAGCGCGAGGACTTCATCGTCATGGACGCCGACCTGGCCAAATCTACCCGGGGTGGCTGGTTCCGCGACGAGTACCCCGAACGCTGGATTAACACGGGTATCTCAGAGCAGGACCTCTTCGCCACGGCGGCCGGTATCGCCGAGACTGGCCGCCCGGTCTTTGCGAACACCTTCGCCATCTTCTCCGAGCGCGGCTTCGAACAGGTGCGCCAGCAGATCGCCCGCCCGAAGCGCAACGTGACCGTCGTCGGCAGCCACGCCGGCGTCATCACGGGCGAGGACGGCCCGAGCGCCCAGACCATCGAGGACATCTCCGCCTATCGGGGCCTGCCGAACCTGCGCGTCATCTCGCCGGCCGACGCCGTCGAGGCCAACGCACTCGTCACGGCCCTGGCGGACGACGACGATCCCGCCTACCTTCGACTCATCCGTGAGTCCGTCCCCGTCATCCACGACGAAGACGAGTACGAACCCGAGATCGGCAAAGGCGAGATCCTTCGCGAGGGCGAGGACGTCACGCTGATCGCTCACGGCGCGATGGTCCACGTCGTCCAGGAGGCCGCCGAGGTCCTCGCCGACGATGGGATCGACGCCCGCGTGATCAACATGTCGACGATCAAGCCCCTCGACGAGGAGCTGGTCGTCGAATCCGCCGAAAAGACCGGTGCGATACTCACCGCCGAGGACCACAACATCTACGGTGGCCTGGGCAGCGCCGTCGCCGAGGTACTGTCCGAACAGCACCCGACGCCGATGAAGCGGATCGGTGTCGAGGACGAGTTCGGCACCTCCGGCAACGGGCTGGACCTCTACGAGTACTACGGCTTCACCGGCGAGGAGATCGCCGAGGCAGCGAAAGGGCTAATTGCCTAA
- a CDS encoding DUF7342 family protein, translating to MNDQNQPDEFADVNEVVEDEWEAETTPYERIRHVVAHAYSPVSADAVAEDALTTPKTARKHLDALAEEGFVETSPGEHGGTLYRRSPESLVVEQAADILEHSRTDELATRVTEMRERLNEYRTEYGVDSPEELAVERTNQTLTESDSPQEEVDPETVRDWKTLRRNLAFANAALSIGTAERFVGEDDHTTDESSPA from the coding sequence ATGAACGATCAAAATCAGCCGGACGAATTTGCGGACGTCAACGAGGTGGTCGAAGACGAGTGGGAGGCCGAGACGACTCCCTACGAACGCATCCGGCACGTCGTCGCCCACGCGTACTCCCCTGTCTCGGCTGATGCAGTCGCCGAAGACGCGCTAACAACCCCGAAGACGGCGCGAAAACACCTGGATGCGCTCGCCGAGGAGGGGTTCGTCGAGACGTCGCCCGGCGAGCATGGCGGAACGTTGTATCGCCGGTCCCCGGAATCACTCGTCGTCGAACAGGCCGCGGACATCCTCGAGCACAGTAGGACTGACGAACTCGCCACGCGGGTCACTGAGATGCGCGAGCGACTCAACGAGTACCGCACCGAGTACGGCGTCGATTCCCCGGAAGAACTCGCTGTCGAGCGGACGAATCAAACGCTTACCGAGTCTGATTCCCCCCAGGAGGAGGTCGATCCGGAAACAGTCCGTGACTGGAAAACCCTCCGTCGAAACCTCGCGTTCGCGAACGCTGCCCTCTCGATCGGGACCGCCGAGCGCTTCGTCGGCGAGGACGACCACACGACTGACGAGAGCAGTCCCGCCTGA
- a CDS encoding glycoside hydrolase family 3 N-terminal domain-containing protein, with translation MTDSDILQDSTAPTERRIDALLAEMTLEEKAAQLGSVTPRQIGTIPEKEMLDDDGELVEDVVEEYLGDGIGHLTQVASQGLLDPEDAAETINELQRYLVEETRLGIPAIEHEECLTGYRGPGGTIFPQSIGLASTWSPALVESITDSIRTRLDAVGTVQALSPVLDVSRDMRWGRVEETYGEDPQLVGALGAAYVAGLQSDGEGIDATLKHFAAHGSGEGGKNRSSVQIGERELREVHLYPFEVAIQEADARAVMNAYHDIDGVPCASSEWLLTDVLRGEWGFDGHVVADYFSVDLLKEEHGIADTQREAGVAALEAGLDVELPATDCYDENLRKAVEDGELSEATVDTAVRRVLRAKIESGVFDDPYVDPDAATEPFDTDEQTELAARAARESITLLENDGLLPLAGGELDSVALVGPQADDGRAQVGDYTHAARFDTEEAGDFESVTPRDALEARGETAGFDVEYVEGATMTGPSTDGFDAAEETVADADLAVACVGARSDIDFADRENPAELPDVPTSGENCDVTDLELPGVQEALVDRLAETDTPLIVVQVSGKPHAIPEIAESVPALLHAWLPGQEGGTAIADVLFGEYNPSGHLPVSVPKSVGQQPVYYSRKPNSANEEHVYMDGEPLYSFGYGLSYTDFEYGDLEVDAETVAPMGTLTASVTVTNAGDVAGDDVVQLYQHAENPSQARPVQELLGFERVHLEPGETKRVTFSFDATQLAYHDLDMNLAVEEGPYELRVGKSAAEIVDTADFEVTDTKVVPRSARTYLTETSVDTVE, from the coding sequence ATGACTGATTCTGACATTCTTCAGGACTCGACGGCACCGACCGAGCGCCGGATCGACGCGTTGCTCGCGGAGATGACCCTCGAGGAGAAAGCCGCCCAGCTCGGCTCGGTCACCCCACGACAGATCGGGACGATTCCCGAGAAGGAGATGCTCGACGACGACGGCGAACTCGTCGAGGACGTCGTCGAGGAGTACCTCGGCGATGGGATCGGCCATCTGACCCAGGTCGCCAGTCAGGGCCTTCTCGACCCCGAAGACGCGGCCGAGACGATCAACGAACTCCAGCGATACCTCGTCGAGGAGACGCGCCTGGGGATCCCAGCGATCGAACACGAGGAGTGTCTGACCGGCTATCGGGGCCCGGGTGGCACCATATTCCCGCAGTCGATCGGGCTGGCGAGCACCTGGTCGCCGGCGCTCGTCGAATCGATCACGGACTCGATCCGGACCCGACTCGATGCCGTGGGAACGGTGCAAGCCCTCTCGCCCGTGCTCGATGTCTCCCGGGACATGCGGTGGGGCCGCGTCGAGGAGACCTACGGCGAGGACCCACAGCTCGTCGGGGCGCTGGGTGCCGCCTACGTCGCCGGACTCCAGAGTGATGGCGAGGGGATCGACGCGACGCTGAAGCACTTCGCGGCCCACGGCAGCGGCGAGGGTGGCAAGAACCGCTCGTCGGTCCAGATCGGCGAGCGCGAACTCCGGGAGGTCCACCTCTACCCCTTCGAGGTCGCGATTCAGGAAGCCGACGCCAGGGCCGTGATGAACGCCTATCACGACATCGACGGCGTGCCGTGTGCGAGTTCCGAGTGGCTGCTGACGGACGTCCTCCGTGGCGAGTGGGGCTTCGACGGCCACGTCGTCGCGGACTACTTCAGCGTCGACTTGCTCAAGGAAGAGCACGGCATCGCCGACACCCAGCGCGAGGCCGGCGTCGCCGCCCTGGAGGCGGGTCTGGACGTCGAACTCCCGGCGACCGACTGTTATGACGAGAACCTCCGCAAGGCCGTCGAGGACGGCGAGTTAAGCGAGGCGACGGTCGACACCGCTGTCCGTCGAGTGCTCCGGGCGAAGATCGAGTCCGGCGTGTTCGACGACCCCTACGTCGACCCCGATGCTGCCACCGAGCCCTTCGACACTGACGAGCAAACCGAACTCGCCGCTCGGGCCGCTCGCGAGTCGATCACGCTGCTGGAGAACGATGGCCTCCTGCCGCTGGCAGGTGGGGAGTTGGACTCGGTCGCGCTCGTCGGCCCGCAGGCCGACGACGGCCGGGCACAGGTCGGCGATTACACCCACGCTGCCCGCTTCGACACCGAGGAAGCCGGTGACTTCGAGTCTGTCACGCCACGGGATGCGCTCGAGGCAAGGGGCGAGACGGCCGGCTTCGACGTCGAGTACGTCGAGGGTGCGACGATGACCGGCCCCTCGACTGACGGGTTCGATGCTGCCGAGGAGACCGTCGCCGACGCGGACCTGGCCGTCGCCTGCGTCGGCGCGCGCTCGGACATCGACTTCGCGGACCGTGAGAACCCGGCCGAACTGCCCGATGTCCCGACCAGCGGCGAGAACTGTGACGTCACGGACCTCGAGCTACCGGGCGTTCAGGAAGCGCTGGTCGACCGTCTCGCCGAGACTGACACGCCACTCATCGTCGTCCAGGTCAGCGGTAAACCCCACGCGATCCCGGAGATAGCCGAGAGCGTCCCGGCCTTGCTGCACGCCTGGCTGCCGGGTCAGGAAGGCGGCACCGCCATCGCGGACGTGCTCTTCGGCGAGTACAACCCGAGCGGGCACCTGCCGGTGTCGGTTCCCAAATCCGTCGGCCAGCAGCCGGTCTACTACAGCCGCAAGCCCAACTCTGCCAACGAGGAGCACGTCTACATGGACGGCGAACCGCTGTACTCCTTCGGCTATGGGCTCTCCTACACCGACTTTGAGTACGGCGATCTCGAAGTCGACGCCGAGACGGTCGCGCCGATGGGGACGCTCACCGCGAGCGTCACGGTGACCAATGCAGGTGACGTCGCCGGTGACGACGTCGTCCAGCTCTACCAGCACGCCGAGAACCCGAGCCAGGCCCGTCCCGTCCAGGAACTGCTCGGCTTCGAACGTGTCCACCTCGAACCCGGCGAAACCAAGCGCGTCACGTTCTCCTTCGACGCGACCCAGCTCGCGTACCACGATCTCGATATGAACCTCGCCGTCGAGGAAGGCCCCTACGAACTCCGCGTCGGGAAATCCGCCGCCGAGATCGTCGACACTGCTGATTTCGAGGTCACGGACACGAAGGTCGTCCCGCGGTCCGCTCGGACGTATCTTACGGAGACGAGCGTCGATACGGTGGAATAG
- the fsa gene encoding fructose-6-phosphate aldolase: protein MRTYIDSAFVDEVRKADELGLVDGVTTNPSLVSSTDREYRDIIDELTEFVDGPISVEVIATDYEEMLEEAREYDTWGDNIAVKLPMTRDGMRALQTLTAEGVQTNITLVFSVNQALVAAKNGATMVSPFIGRLDDNGHDGVGLIEDIREVYDNYDFETDILAASIRHPYHVQEVAKAGADIATLPPSTAEKMLDHPRTDSGLESFLDDWGDRESPALK, encoded by the coding sequence ATGCGTACATACATCGATTCAGCCTTCGTCGACGAGGTACGGAAGGCCGACGAACTTGGACTGGTCGACGGGGTCACGACGAACCCGTCGCTGGTCTCCTCGACCGACCGGGAGTATCGCGACATCATCGACGAACTGACGGAGTTCGTCGACGGCCCGATCAGCGTCGAGGTCATCGCGACCGACTACGAGGAGATGCTCGAGGAGGCCCGCGAGTACGATACCTGGGGCGACAACATCGCCGTCAAACTCCCGATGACCCGCGACGGGATGCGAGCCCTCCAGACGCTCACCGCGGAGGGCGTCCAGACCAACATCACGCTGGTGTTCTCGGTCAACCAGGCCCTCGTCGCCGCCAAGAACGGCGCGACGATGGTCTCGCCGTTCATCGGTCGGCTCGACGACAACGGCCACGACGGCGTCGGCCTCATCGAGGACATCCGCGAGGTCTACGACAACTACGACTTCGAGACGGACATCCTCGCGGCGTCGATCCGCCATCCCTACCACGTCCAGGAAGTCGCCAAGGCGGGCGCGGACATCGCGACGCTGCCGCCCTCGACTGCCGAGAAGATGCTCGATCACCCCCGCACCGACAGCGGGCTCGAGTCCTTCCTCGACGACTGGGGCGACCGCGAGAGTCCCGCGCTGAAGTAA